From a single Aspergillus puulaauensis MK2 DNA, chromosome 2, nearly complete sequence genomic region:
- a CDS encoding putative DnaJ domain protein (Mas5) (COG:O;~EggNog:ENOG410PJYM;~InterPro:IPR008971,IPR002939,IPR001623,IPR036869, IPR012724,IPR001305,IPR036410,IPR018253;~PFAM:PF00684,PF00226,PF01556;~go_function: GO:0005524 - ATP binding [Evidence IEA];~go_function: GO:0031072 - heat shock protein binding [Evidence IEA];~go_function: GO:0051082 - unfolded protein binding [Evidence IEA];~go_process: GO:0006457 - protein folding [Evidence IEA];~go_process: GO:0009408 - response to heat [Evidence IEA]), whose amino-acid sequence MAETVVDLYEVLQISRDANGDEIRKAYRKAALANHPDKVPEEEREAASIRFKDVQQAYEILSDDDKRHLYDTHGMGAFNGSGEPGMNGGPDLDDILAQMFGMGGMGGGMPGMGGGMPRPRQSPDEEQKYEITLEDLYKGKTTKFASTKNVICSLCKGKGGKEKATAKKCSTCDGQGFKEVLTRMGQFLTKSTAVCTTCNGDGQFFATKDKCKKCKGKKTNEAKKILEIYIPRGAKDGDRIVLEGEADQVPGQEPGDIVFQLEQEEHPVFTRAGADLKATIDVTLAESLTGFSRVVIKHLDGRGIELQHPKTPGQILSPGQVLKVPGEGMPIKRSDSRGDLYLIVNIKFPDEKWKPSAAVLERLKEMLPGPDARIEAGTVDDVEYESKANIDDFGSQDPSGGDAWEDDDEEEGGPQCATQ is encoded by the exons A TGGCCGAAACTGTGGTCGACCTCTACG AGGTCCTACAAATCTCGCGCGACGCAAACGGAGATGAGATCCGCAAGGCCTATCGCAAA GCCGCCTTAGCAAACCATCCCGATAAGGTCCCAGAAGAGGAGCGCGAAGCTGCGTCGATCCGATTCAAGGATGTCCAGCAAGCCTACGAAATCCTGAGCGATGACGACAAGCGGCACCTCTACGATACACATGGCATGGGTGCTTTCAACGGTTCTGGTGAACCGGGAATGAACGGAGGACCCGACCTTGATGATATTCTTGCGCAGATGTTTGGAATGGGAGGCATGGGTGGTGGTATGCCGGGTATGGGCGGCGGTATGCCGCGGCCTCGACAGAGCCCGGACGAGGAGCAAAAGTACGAGATCACCTTGGAGGATTTGTATAAGGGAAAGACAACGAAATTTGCGAGCACCAAGAACGTGATTTGCAGTCTTTGCAAGGGTAAGGGTggcaaggagaaggcgaCGGCAAAGAAATGCTCTACTTGTGATGGACAAG GTTTCAAGGAGGTTCTCACACGCATGGGTCAGTTTTTGACTAAGTCCACTGCTGTCTGTACAACCTGCAACGGTGACGGTCAGTTCTTCGCAACCAAAGACAAGTGCAAGAAGTGTAAGGGCAAGAAAACGAacgaggcgaagaagattctGGAGATTTACATTCCCCGCGGGGCGAA GGATGGTGATCGGATTGTGCTAGAAGGCGAGGCGGACCAAGTCCCTGGTCAAGAGCCTGGGGATATCGTGTTCCAGCTGGAACAAGAGGAACACCCAGTATTCACACGAGCCGGCGCAGATCTCAAGGCAACTATCGACGTTACATTGGCCGAATCACTGACCGGCTTTTCCCGCGTGGTAATCAAGCATCTCGATGGACGCGGAATCGAACTCCAACATCCCAAGACGCCGGGACAGATCCTTTCTCCAGGCCAAGTCCTCAAGGTACCCGGCGAAGGAATGCCGATCAAGCGTTCGGACTCTCGCGGCGACTTGTATCTAATCGTCAACATCAAATTCCCAGACGAGAAATGGAAGCCCAGCGCAGCAGTTCTTGAAAGACTGAAGGAGATGCTACCCGGACCCGACGCTCGCATCGAAGCGGGGACAGTGGACGATGTCGAATATGAATCCAAGGCGAACATCGATGATTTCGGATCTCAGGACCCCTCTGGAGGAGATGCATGggaagatgacgacgaagaggaaggcggACCCCAGTGCGCTACCCAGTGA
- a CDS encoding uncharacterized protein (COG:S;~EggNog:ENOG410PZXQ), with protein sequence MQPSSMGSFGKLSAEVRLLIWEQSLSDGSTSIMATSRAIYEDIGSRLYNTMDIHLYPVYNKPWMWVTCRRLRLSWPFGNRNGCSCDLVQNMPHDKINLTINVYAPDPQNRFQVILLWMKIQALVDILRAAPASKSIEIKLRPGSGNSWKLDTANTREDLGSRLEYGQDAIFVLFCGLRNVRSITLPHARITTPQKNPGLDALVTDIGFTFDPELDRLPEQTASILRLERFATWSESPIREAPHRTIKTIRLYPNTIAIHDPALSKVHLRHKLFDILNLITLHDPSKERYTKWTYPTWQDWLTAYPDGIHELSEELLRAESQISSAKMRIRTPHLFDGIPSKWRKRIKVWRLMEAHNGRICEHRPR encoded by the coding sequence ATGCAGCCCTCTAGTATGGGTAGTTTTGGCAAACTCTCAGCAGAGGTCAGACTGCTGATCTGGGAGCAGTCACTATCAGACGGCAGCACCTCCATCATGGCGACAAGCCGAGCTATCTATGAAGATATCGGTAGCCGACTATACAACACAATGGATATTCACCTCTATCCTGTATACAATAAGCCGTGGATGTGGGTTACCTGCCGTCGACTGCGACTAAGCTGGCCCTTTGGGAATCGGAATGGCTGTTCCTGTGATTTGGTACAGAACATGCCGCACGACAAGATCAATCTTACCATAAATGTCTACGCCCCGGATCCGCAGAACAGATTCCAGGTTATTCTGCTGTGGATGAAGATTCAGGCGCTCGTTGATATTCTTCGGGCAGCACCGGCATCCAAGTCGATTGAGATTAAACTACGCCCGGGGAGCGGGAATAGCTGGAAACTGGATACAGCAAATACCAGAGAAGACTTGGGTTCTCGTCTAGAATATGGCCAAGATGCCATTTTTGTTCTGTTTTGTGGCTTGCGTAATGTGCGAAGCATCACCTTGCCACATGCTAGAATCACCACGCCACAAAAGAACCCCGGCCTCGACGCCCTAGTCACAGATATCGGATTCACTTTCGACCCCGAGCTAGATAGACTTCCTGAACAAACAGCATCGATACTCCGGCTCGAGAGGTTCGCCACATGGTCTGAAAGTCCAATCAGAGAGGCACCTCATAGAACAATCAAGACCATCCGCTTATACccaaacaccatcgccattcACGACCCAGCTCTCAGTAAAGTGCACCTCCGCCATAAATTATTCGATATACTCAATCTCATCACCTTGCATGACCCGAGTAAAGAAAGATACACCAAGTGGACCTATCCTACCTGGCAGGATTGGCTGACGGCGTATCCAGACGGCATCCATGAGTTGTCTGAAGAGTTGCTGCGCGCAGAGTCGCAAATTTCTTCTGCAAAAATGCGAATACGAACACCCCATCTATTCGATGGAATTCCTAGCAAGTGGAGAAAACGTATAAAAGTATGGCGCTTAATGGAAGCCCATAACGGTCGGATCTGCGAGCACAGGCCCAGGTAG
- the MSE1 gene encoding glutamate--tRNA ligase MSE1 (BUSCO:EOG09260XH5;~COG:J;~EggNog:ENOG410PH8U;~InterPro:IPR000924,IPR020751,IPR020058,IPR033910, IPR014729,IPR004527,IPR008925;~PFAM:PF00749;~go_function: GO:0000049 - tRNA binding [Evidence IEA];~go_function: GO:0000166 - nucleotide binding [Evidence IEA];~go_function: GO:0004812 - aminoacyl-tRNA ligase activity [Evidence IEA];~go_function: GO:0004818 - glutamate-tRNA ligase activity [Evidence IEA];~go_function: GO:0005524 - ATP binding [Evidence IEA];~go_function: GO:0008270 - zinc ion binding [Evidence IEA];~go_process: GO:0006424 - glutamyl-tRNA aminoacylation [Evidence IEA];~go_process: GO:0043039 - tRNA aminoacylation [Evidence IEA]): protein MRSLRSGLLARRSWVCMQCRQASSAPSAAASHNKKTKLPDFPARTRFAPSPTGYLHLGSLRTALFNYLLAKRTGGQFLLRIEDTDQKRTIPGAEQRLYDDLQWAGLQWDEGPVVGGSFGPYRQSERTAIYRTHTDSLINDGHAYRCFCSAERLDTHARHRSQAGLAPGYDRKCAELSPEESEERAAKGESHVVRLKVEGYPVFEDLVYGKTGQNRSPNKLDLIERVYDDPILLKSDGHPTYHLANVVDDHLMEITHVIRGTEWMPSTPLHAALYNAFNWTPPRFGHVPLLVDKSGQKLSKRNADIDLTFFKDKQGVFPASLVNFAALLGWSHTKKSDIFDLEELQDIFNLKITRGNTVVAFEKLWFLQKAHAQRFAANDGPEFDDMVSTVSKEVESTISPEPLSSILRSRPLSELVTALLKADAKSFTNAPEFITRNSTFFTAAISRPPYTPISSDIPILSLHTASAALTLVPNSHWAIETHKFNISSYDGASTILENTPPAEGADPEKARIAADKKFKKELYHYLRWALSAGAPGPGIPETMVILGREETVMRLAEARELTKEAETGLSPVAARRTRERGAKAKQSVPDEAGQDRSWMGSLAPQG, encoded by the exons ATGAGAAGCCTGCGCTCTGGGCTTCTTGCCCGCCGGTCGTGGGTTTGTATGCAATGCCGCCAAGCCAGTTCAGCACCATCCGCTGCGGCGTCGCATAACAAAAAGACAAAACTCCCCGATTTCCCAGCGAGAACGCGATTTGCGCCGTCGCCGACCGGATACCTCCATCTAGGGTCTCTCCGTACCGCCTTATTCAATTATCTGCTGGCCAAGCGCACGGGCGGTCAGTTCCTGCTGCGGATTGAAGATACAGATCAG AAACGGACGATTCCTGGCGCGGAACAGCGACTGTATGATGATCTCCAGTGGGCTGGGTTACAATGGGATGAAG GTCCTGTTGTTGGAGGTTCTTTTGGTCCTTATAGACAA TCCGAACGTACAGCAATCTACCGCACTCACACTGACAGCTTGATCAATGACGGCCATGCATATCGATGCTTTTGCTCTGCCGAGCGCCTTGACACCCACGCAAGACACCGTAGCCAAGCGGGTCTTGCCCCGGGATACGATAGAAAGTGTGCAGAACTGTCGCCGGAGGAGTCAGAAGAACGGGCAGCGAAGGGGGAATCGCACGTTGTTCGGTTAAAAGTTGAAGGGTATCCTGTCTTCGAGGACCTGGTGTACGGCAAGACCGGGCAAAACCGCTCGCCCAACAAGTTGGATCTTATTGAGCGTGTTTATGATGATCCCATTCTGCTCAAATCCGACGGACACCCGACCTACCATTTGGCCAATGTCGTGGATGACCATCTCATGGAAATCACCCACGTCATCCGGGGCACA GAATGGATGCCTTCAACCCCTCTGCATGCTGCGTTATATAATGCGTTCAACTGGACGCCACCTCGCTTCGGACATGTACCTTTGCTGGTGGACAAGTCCGGACAAAAGCTCAGCAAGCGCAATGCCGACATCGACCTTACATTTTTCAAAGACAAGCAAGGTGTTTTTCCAGCAAGCCTAGTGAATTTTGCTGCGCTTTTAGGGTGGTCCCATACGAAAAAGTCAGATATCTTTGACCTTGAGGAACTCCAGGATATT TTCAACCTCAAAATCACCCGCGGTAACACGGTTGTCGCTTTCGAGAAGCTCTGGTTCCTCCAAAAGGCGCACGCCCAACGGTTTGCCGCCAACGATGGCCCTGAGTTCGATGATATGGTTTCCACCGTATCAAAAGAGGTTGAGTCTACAATATCACCAGAACCGCTATCTAGCATCCTTCGATCTCGACCTCTATCCGAACTCGTCACAGCTCTCCTCAAAGCAGACGCTAAGTCCTTCACGAACGCGCCTGAATTCATCACTCGCAACTCCACGTTCTTCACAGCAGCCATCTCTCGCCCCCCGTATACACCCATTAGTTCCGACATCCCCATTTTATCTCTGCACACTGCGTCTGCGGCTCTCACTCTGGTCCCGAATTCCCACTGGGCCATAGAAACCCACAAATTCAACATTTCGTCGTACGACGGCGCGAGCACCATTCTAGAGAACACACCTCCGGCTGAGGGTGCCGACCCCGAAAAGGCCCGCATCGCTGCAGATAAGAAATTCAAGAAGGAACTGTATCATTATCTCCGCTGGGCGTTGTCGGCGGGTGCCCCTGGTCCCGGAATTCCGGAGACCATGGTAATTCTGGGACGGGAGGAGACTGTCATGCGGTTAGCTGAAGCGAGGGAATTGACGAAAGAAGCTGAGACCGGCCTCTCGCCTGTTGCTGCTAGAcggacgagggagaggggcGCGAAGGCTAAGCAATCGGTGCCGGATGAGGCGGGCCAGGATCGTTCGTGGATGGGGTCTCTTGCTCCACAGGGGTAA
- a CDS encoding Zn(II)2Cys6 transcription factor (COG:S;~EggNog:ENOG410PV9W;~InterPro:IPR036864,IPR007219,IPR001138;~PFAM:PF00172;~TransMembrane:1 (o514-536i);~go_function: GO:0000981 - DNA-binding transcription factor activity, RNA polymerase II-specific [Evidence IEA];~go_function: GO:0003677 - DNA binding [Evidence IEA];~go_function: GO:0008270 - zinc ion binding [Evidence IEA];~go_process: GO:0006351 - transcription, DNA-templated [Evidence IEA];~go_process: GO:0006355 - regulation of transcription, DNA-templated [Evidence IEA]) — protein MSDLQNEETIQDRRQRLLSTPKACEGCRIRKVRCDRSDPCANCRTAGIVCQQAGSAKVENRVKPDKTTKLEGLIERLDLRLGRIEDQLKDQSRQPTPESIVIDSRPTRLYEGASSFANQSAYATEVAQLTASTQGTVEQDNLTASFDDLKSLLQPSTTLEDFQFSRSNAFRPMPAMTLVPSAIVADIVRSFKVRIPYFLLSRPVNDLNLIEKLFRKVYFPTEALSVGHVTAMHGVLFYLLKEFINFKDPLAEKYDLSPHLETCEKNFSAGIETYEILVVPNFENTLSLLLAVIKAQDEANVLLSSTLISVASRHCLMLGYHRSLTYQNQKADMASNICRLFWTVYLLDKNMSLLLGRASCIQDYDIDIPYPTCSDDPTIRAWDEGWLNFLSLGRLQGQIYDRVYSAAALKSAPEVRAHSINELAQEVHQWHQRLYQVDWSSVKLKDPAILQMSQRTWDVTYYSVLTSLLRGSSTSPTTPEITSQCFKAARSALETHLGFFPMCLESEYVSVRDYANWLMLYASFTPFIVIFLHAIAASSAEDTKLLEDVVRTLHPTKDTSKACSRLYQICTIFARVARRLVESRHSFLGTYNAQDDSLLLLNDTGNISLFDPGSLQDYFSAEIDMLDQFTYSEAENMSAILGNWASGQPPTVDMLGMGME, from the exons ATGTCCGACCTTCAGAATGAGGAGACTATCCAGGACAGACGTCAGCGGCTGTTGTCGACCCCCAAAGCA TGTGAGGGGTGCCGGATCCGCAAG GTTCGCTGCGACCGTTCCGATCCTTGCGCAAACTGTCGCACGGCCGGTATTGTATGCCAGCAGGCAGGATCCGCCAAGGTTGAAAACCGCGTGAAGCCTGATAAAACAACGAAATT GGAGGGCTTGATTGAACGCTTGGATTTACGCCTTGGCCGAATCGAGGATCAATTGAAAGATCAGAGTCGCCAGCCAACGCCAGAAAGTATTGTCATTGATTCACGTCCTACGCGGCTATACGAAGGAGCTTCATCCTTTGCAAACCAGTCAGCGTATGCCACCGAGGTTGCTCAGCTCACAGCGTCTACCCAGGGCACCGTGGAGCAGGACAATCTAACCGCATCTTTCGATGACCTGAAGTCACTGCTTCAGCCCTCCACTACTTTAGAAGATTTCCAGTTTTCGCGAAGCAATGCCTTTCGACCAATGCCGGCGATGACACTTGTGCCTTCCGCAATTGTTGCGGATATTGTGCGGTCTTTCAAGG TCCGCATACCTTACTTTCTCTTATCTCGACCGGTAAACGACCTAAATTTGATCGAGAAATTATTTCGGAAAGTTTATTTTCCGACAGAAGCTTTATCTGTCGGCCATGTTACAGCAATGCATGGTGTTTTGTTCTATCTGCTCAAGGAATTTATCAACTTCAAGGACCCATTGGCGGAGAAATATGATTTATCTCCACACCTGGAAACTTGTGAGAAGAATTTCAGTGCCGGTATTGAGACATATGAAATTCTCGTTGTCCCTAACTTTGAGAATACCCTCTCTTTGCTATTGGCA GTTATCAAGGCGCAAGATGAAGCGAACGTGTTGTTGTCCTCGACCCTTATTTCAGTGGCATCTAGACACTGTCTCATGCTTGGCTATCATCGTTCTCTCACATACCAAAATCAAAAAGCCGACATGGCGTCGAATATTTGCAGACTGTTTTGGACTGTGTATCTCCTCGATAAAAATATGTCACTACTCCTTGGACGGGCGTCTTGCATACAGGACTACGATATTGATATTCCCTACCCAACCTGTTCTGACGACCCGACAATAAGGGCCTGGGATGAAGGGTGGCTTAATTTCCTTTCGCTAGGCAGATTGCAAGGCCAGATTTATGATCGCGTTTATTCGGCGGCAGCTCTGAAGTCGGCTCCTGAGGTTCGCGCTCATAGTATCAATGAACTAGCCCAGGAGGTACACCAGTGGCATCAGCGGCTATACCAA GTGGATTGGAGTAGCGTAAAATTGAAAGACCCCGCCATCCTACAGATGTCTCAGCGGACGTGGGACGTCACGTATTACTCCGTCCTCACATCATTATTGCGAGGATCGTCAACATCACCAACCACCCCAGAGATAACTTCGCAATGTTTCAAAGCCGCACGCTCAGCTTTAGAAACTCATCTTGGATTCTTTCCAATGTGTCTTGAATCAGAATATGTATCTGTCCGCGACTACGCAAATTG GTTGATGCTCTACGCGTCTTTCACTCCGTTCATCGTCATATTCCTGCATGCAATCGCAGCTAGCAGCGCCGAAGACACAAAACTTCTTGAAGACGTCGTCCGCACCCTCCACCCAACGAAGGACACATCCAAGGCCTGTAGCCGCCTGTACCAAATTTGCACTATATTCGCACGTGTCGCGCGCAGACTGGTTGAGAGTAGGCACTCGTTTCTGGGGACATACAATGCGCAGGACGACTCTTTGCTCTTGCTCAACGATACGGGAAATATATCTCTTTTTGATCCTGGGTCACTGCAGGATTACTTCTCGGCTGAAATAGATATGCTGGATCAGTTTACTTACTCCGAGGCAGAGAATATGTCTGCGATATTGGGAAATTGGGCAAGTGGGCAGCCGCCGACGGTGGACATGCTAGGGATGGGAATGGAGTAA
- a CDS encoding cytochrome P450 (COG:Q;~EggNog:ENOG410PI7V;~InterPro:IPR001128,IPR017972,IPR002401,IPR036396;~PFAM:PF00067;~TransMembrane:1 (o6-28i);~go_function: GO:0005506 - iron ion binding [Evidence IEA];~go_function: GO:0016705 - oxidoreductase activity, acting on paired donors, with incorporation or reduction of molecular oxygen [Evidence IEA];~go_function: GO:0020037 - heme binding [Evidence IEA];~go_process: GO:0055114 - oxidation-reduction process [Evidence IEA]) gives MLHKSLLGAFQPNVLFVLVGLITLRLLWRRFGGGLSGIPGPALAKVTRLWKLHSVWKGDHHHTEIKLHQKHGPLVRIGPRHVSVADPAAIPVIYGLNKGFTKTGFYPIQCISWNKAPQMNLFSTRDEQFHRDQKRPVASAYSMTSLLELESAVDSCTEIFRSRLQEFADKQQPIDLGTWLQYYAFDVVGEFTFAKKLGFLQEGRDVDDMMSGIQGILAYASLCGQVPEAHKILLGNPIMPILFPSMESWNQVLQFTLKQVNSRTSLTRDGELEKDDLEKGKDMLSRWMVIHYSDPGKMSTRDVIVHLSTNVFAGSDTTAIALRAIVYFLLRNPKTMEKVVGELDAADRLGQLSSPISYRESMSHLPYLGAAIKEAMRLHPSVGFILERHVPEGGITVCEKHIPAGTTVGINAWVLHHDPTVFPNPESFVPERWLESSPEKLKEMEQSFFAFGAGSRTCVGKNISLIEMHKIIPQLLRDFTFQLHKPGEEWKTKNAWFVQQEGLVCDVVRKK, from the exons ATGCTTCATAAATCCCTCCTCGGCGCTTTCCAGCCCAATGTCCTCTTTGTCCTTGTGGGCCTGATTACCCTCCGACTCCTCTGGAGGAGGTTCGGAGGTGGACTATCTGGGATCCCGGGGCCAGCTCTTGCAAAGGTTACACGACTTTGGAAGCTCCATAGCGTGTGGAAGGGGGACCATCATCACACCGAAATCAAGCTTCATCAAAAACATGGCCCGCTTGTGCGTATCGGCCCTCGCCACGTTTCAGTCGCCGATCCTGCTGCAATACCGGTGATATATGGGTTGAATAAAGGCTTCACGAAG ACAGGGTTCTACCCCATCCAATGTATATCCTGGAACAAGGCACCGCAAATGAATCTCTTTTCTACCCGCGACGAGCAGTTCCACCGGGACCAGAAGCGGCCTGTCGCGAGTGCATATAGCATGACTTCGCTTCTTGAGCTTGAGTCAGCTGTCGACTCGTGCACAGAGATTTTCCGTTCGCGACTGCAGGAATTTGCGGATAAGCAACAGCCGATTGACCTGGGGACCTGGTTACAGTACTATGCCTTCGACGTGGTGGGCGAATTCACCTTTGCGAAGAAATTGGGGTTTCTGCAGGAAGGCCGCGATGTCGACGACATGATGAGTGGGATCCAGGGGATATTAGCGTATGCTAGTCTGTGTGGACAGGTTCCCGAAGCGCATAAGATCCTACTAGGGAATCCAATCATGCCGATTCTCTTCCCCAGCATGGAGAGCTGGAACCAGGTGCTGCAGTTTACGCTGAAACAGGTGAATTCGCGGACGTCCTTGACGCGggatggggagctggagaaggacgacctggagaaggggaaggatATGCTCTCGCGGTGGATGGTGATTCACTATTCTGATCCCGGGAAGATGAGCACAAGGGATGTCATTGTACATCTTTCGACGAATGTCTTTGCGGGATCTGATACAACGGCCATTGCGCTTAGGGCGATTGTCTATTTCTTGCTTCGGAATCCAAAGACCATGGAGAAGGTCGTTGGGGAGCTTGATGCGGCCGACAGGCTGGGCCAGTTGAGCAGTCCCATTTCTTACAGGGAATCGATGTCACATTTGCCGTACCTGGGCGCCGCCATCAAAGAGGCGATGAGGCTTCACCCGTCCGTGGGATTTATTCTCGAACGCCATGTGCCTGAAGGTGGAATCACGGTTTGCGAGAAACACATTCCTGCCGGGACGACTGTTGGCATCAACGCCTGGGTCCTGCATCACGACCCGACGGTATTCCCGAACCCTGAATCGTTTGTCCCCGAGCGCTGGCTGGAAAGTAGTCcagagaagctgaaggagatggagcagAGCTTTTTTGCGTTCGGTGCTGGGTCTCGGACCTGCGTGGGGAAGAACATCTCGCTCATCGAGATGCATAAGATCATCCCACAGCTGTTGCGGGATTTCACCTTCCAGTTGCATAAGCCGGGcgaggagtggaagacgaagaatGCGTGGT
- a CDS encoding zinc-binding alcohol dehydrogenase family protein (COG:C;~EggNog:ENOG410PNAU;~InterPro:IPR013154,IPR013149,IPR036291,IPR011032, IPR020843;~PFAM:PF00107,PF08240;~go_function: GO:0016491 - oxidoreductase activity [Evidence IEA];~go_process: GO:0055114 - oxidation-reduction process [Evidence IEA]), which yields MASEHLAAVLPQQGGHFVVQPRPTLDPGPGELLIEAKAIAVNPADYSQRDNGFPPVPSYPTVIGSDVAGVVVKTGPDVPDSAPKPGTRVTAFASSFFKGGLAQYGGFQQLVLASHEGVVPLPDNISFEEGAVFPLAVLAALSGFTTIDIPLDTRYAPEDKKAILIWGGASSVGTIAVQFARELGFTVYATASEKNLRYLESLGAHRVFDYRAEDAVQQIVAAAKQDSVTLTYAQCAAGDSLQSVLDVLKETKGDGQGVVGHAPPLLPGAPSLDGVDVRFSLPPMDPDARTQHISQAFQGWLAPGLAAGTVVPSPRVQIVDGGLAGLNSALDTLKQGVSATKLVVRL from the coding sequence ATGGCTAGCGAACACCTGGCAGCAGTCCTCCCCCAACAAGGCGGCCACTTCGTGGTTCAGCCCCGTCCAACCCTCGACCCCGGCCCCGGCGAGCTCCTAATCGAAGCCAAAGCCATTGCCGTCAATCCAGCCGACTACTCCCAGCGTGATAACGGATTCCCTCCTGTTCCCAGCTACCCCACCGTCATCGGCTCAGACGTCGCCGGCGTTGTCGTCAAGACTGGGCCCGATGTTCCGGACAGTGCTCCCAAGCCAGGGACCCGCGTCACGGCATTCGCTAGTTCGTTCTTTAAGGGTGGTCTCGCACAATACGGCGGCTTTCAGCAACTAGTCCTAGCTAGCCATGAGGGCGTCGTGCCTCTACCTGACAACATCTCCTTCGAGGAGGGCGCGGTCTTCCCTTTGGCTGTTCTGGCTGCGCTCTCTGGATTTACTACGATCGACATCCCGCTTGACACCAGGTATGCGccggaggacaagaaggcaATCTTGATCTGGGGTGGTGCTAGTAGTGTCGGAACCATCGCAGTTCAATTCGCCAGGGAGCTTGGTTTTACGGTCTATGCTACCGCGAGTGAGAAGAATCTGAGATATCTGGAATCCCTGGGTGCCCATCGGGTCTTTGACTATAGGGCCGAGGACGCCGTACAACAGATTGTGGCTGCGGCTAAACAGGACAGTGTCACCTTGACTTACGCACAGTGCGCTGCTGGGGACTCGCTCCAGTCGGTCTTGGATGTCTTGAAAGAGACGAAGGGAGACGGTCAGGGAGTGGTTGGACACGCGCCTCCATTACTGCCCGGCGCTCCTTCCTTGGACGGGGTCGACGTCAGATTCTCTCTGCCGCCCATGGATCCTGATGCTAGAACACAGCATATTAGCCAGGCGTTTCAAGGCTGGCTTGCACCTGGCCTTGCAGCGGGCACTGTTGTTCCCAGCCCGCGTGTACAGATTGTGGATGGAGGATTGGCGGGATTGAACTCTGCGCTGGATACTTTGAAGCAGGGGGTCAGCGCAACCAAACTTGTCGTTCGACTCTGA